A window of the Oryza brachyantha chromosome 5, ObraRS2, whole genome shotgun sequence genome harbors these coding sequences:
- the LOC102708444 gene encoding translation initiation factor IF-2-like isoform X2, which produces MILQALAELQDPIRSSRRAIAKYISENFSGLPSRHDALLSVHLRRLRSQGLLLMSGHSYLLSTSASGSAPQQRRGRGRPPKKASTAPAKRGPGRPRQNTSASALFPVPVLEAKPGRPRKKPLPVAFSAAEPLGVGAKRGPGRPRKSAASPVAPPPASRPKRGVGRPRKNATPMAPLVLKPGPGKPSGFKRGPGRPPKNAIPVVPTAVLGVKRGRGRPPKNVPILSTAPGAKLPTGKPQLGRPRKVVVTIAVKRGPGRPRKIAAVESSSDNAVVNTSVPAARRGRGRPPKAKLPAHGGIASSAVPSLIAQERKHGQTYKKRRMPGRPRKDKPLQSGIVLSGDDALTKRGPGRPRKKRPLEAAGVVAAEVEASPTEDGVEAGAVQNGGVVGKRGRGRPKREKPSSARPAETGDAKSMGIKRGRGRPRKDSSFQAVFAGIASEVSRNVTEARPEGDADLLSGKQSETAAVVSGESKETRPADAGVVVVSGEKTSIDPVEAGSVMSCVEAGVDRVDSNLGTANL; this is translated from the coding sequence ATGATCCTGCAGGCGCTGGCGGAGCTTCAAGATCCGATCCGGtccagccgccgcgccatcgccaaGTACATCTCCGAGAACTTCTCCGGCCTCCCCTCTCGCCACGACGCGCTCCTCTCCGttcacctccgccgcctcaGGTCCCAGGGCCTTCTCCTCATGTCTGGGCACTCGTACCTtctctccacctccgcctccggaTCCGCTCCGCAGCAACGCCGAGGCAGAGGCCGACCGCCCAAGAAAGCCTCCACCGCGCCTGCAAAGCGCGGGCCTGGCCGACCTCGCCAGAATACATCAGCTTCTGCTCTGTTCCCGGTTCCTGTGCTTGAGGCGAAGCCTGGGCGGCCCCGGAAGAAACCTCTCCCTGTGGCCTTCTCTGCTGCTGAGCCGCTGGGAGTGGGAGCGAAGCGGGGACCTGGGAGGCCGCGCAAGAGCGCCGCCTCTCCCGTCGCTCCGCCGCCTGCATCTCGACCGAAGCGAGGGGTTGGTCGGCCACGGAAGAACGCCACTCCCATGGCTCCTCTGGTACTCAAGCCTGGACCTGGGAAGCCGTCTGGATTCAAACGTGGGCCTGGCCGCCCTCCCAAGAATGCCATTCCTGTTGTGCCCACTGCTGTGTTGGGAGTGAAGCGAGGTCGTGGACGCCCTCCTAAGAATGTGCCAATCCTATCCACTGCACCTGGTGCAAAGCTACCCACTGGTAAACCCCAGCTTGGACGACCGCGTAAGGTTGTGGTAACTATTGCTGTCAAGCGCGGGCCTGGACGCCCTCGCAAGATTGCCGCAGTGGAAAGTTCCTCAGATAACGCTGTGGTCAATACCAGTGTGCCTGCTGCAAGGCGGGGACGTGGGCGTCCTCCTAAGGCTAAGCTGCCTGCTCATGGCGGCATTGCTTCTTCTGCAGTGCCTTCGCTGATCGCTCAGGAAAGAAAGCATGGCCAAACCTATAAGAAGAGAAGAATGCCAGGGCGCCCTAGAAAGGATAAGCCATTGCAATCTGGGATTGTGCTGTCTGGAGATGATGCGTTGACTAAGAGAGGCCCTGGGAGGCCAAGAAAGAAGAGGCCCTTGGAAGCTGCTGGTGTTGTGGCAGCAGAGGTAGAAGCTAGTCCCACTGAAGATGGAGTTGAGGCCGGAGCTGTTCAAAATGGAGGTGTTGTGGGGAAAAGAGGCCGTGGGCGTCCAAAAAGGGAGAAACCATCATCAGCAAGGCCTGCTGAAACTGGAGATGCTAAGTCAATGGGGATCAAGAGAGGCCGTGGCAGACCAAGAAAGGACAGTTCCTTTCAAGCTGTGTTTGCAGGAATAGCAAGTGAGGTGTCGCGAAATGTGACAGAAGCTAGGCCCGAAGGGGATGCAGATTTACTGTCTGGGAAACAATCAGAGACTGCAGCTGTAGTTTCTGGGGAGAGCAAAGAAACTAGGCCTGCAGATGCTGGTGTTGTTGTGGTTTCTGGAGAGAAGACATCAATTGATCCGGTGGAGGCTGGAAGTGTAATGTCATGTGTTGAGGCAGGAGTTGATCGCGTGGACTCTAACCTGGGCACTGCTAATCTATAG
- the LOC102708444 gene encoding translation initiation factor IF-2-like isoform X1 → MVVAVASPSSSPGAAGRPHPTYKEMILQALAELQDPIRSSRRAIAKYISENFSGLPSRHDALLSVHLRRLRSQGLLLMSGHSYLLSTSASGSAPQQRRGRGRPPKKASTAPAKRGPGRPRQNTSASALFPVPVLEAKPGRPRKKPLPVAFSAAEPLGVGAKRGPGRPRKSAASPVAPPPASRPKRGVGRPRKNATPMAPLVLKPGPGKPSGFKRGPGRPPKNAIPVVPTAVLGVKRGRGRPPKNVPILSTAPGAKLPTGKPQLGRPRKVVVTIAVKRGPGRPRKIAAVESSSDNAVVNTSVPAARRGRGRPPKAKLPAHGGIASSAVPSLIAQERKHGQTYKKRRMPGRPRKDKPLQSGIVLSGDDALTKRGPGRPRKKRPLEAAGVVAAEVEASPTEDGVEAGAVQNGGVVGKRGRGRPKREKPSSARPAETGDAKSMGIKRGRGRPRKDSSFQAVFAGIASEVSRNVTEARPEGDADLLSGKQSETAAVVSGESKETRPADAGVVVVSGEKTSIDPVEAGSVMSCVEAGVDRVDSNLGTANL, encoded by the exons atggtcgtcgccgtcgcctcaccttcctcgtcgccgggcgccgccggGCGCCCACACCCGACCTACAAGGAG ATGATCCTGCAGGCGCTGGCGGAGCTTCAAGATCCGATCCGGtccagccgccgcgccatcgccaaGTACATCTCCGAGAACTTCTCCGGCCTCCCCTCTCGCCACGACGCGCTCCTCTCCGttcacctccgccgcctcaGGTCCCAGGGCCTTCTCCTCATGTCTGGGCACTCGTACCTtctctccacctccgcctccggaTCCGCTCCGCAGCAACGCCGAGGCAGAGGCCGACCGCCCAAGAAAGCCTCCACCGCGCCTGCAAAGCGCGGGCCTGGCCGACCTCGCCAGAATACATCAGCTTCTGCTCTGTTCCCGGTTCCTGTGCTTGAGGCGAAGCCTGGGCGGCCCCGGAAGAAACCTCTCCCTGTGGCCTTCTCTGCTGCTGAGCCGCTGGGAGTGGGAGCGAAGCGGGGACCTGGGAGGCCGCGCAAGAGCGCCGCCTCTCCCGTCGCTCCGCCGCCTGCATCTCGACCGAAGCGAGGGGTTGGTCGGCCACGGAAGAACGCCACTCCCATGGCTCCTCTGGTACTCAAGCCTGGACCTGGGAAGCCGTCTGGATTCAAACGTGGGCCTGGCCGCCCTCCCAAGAATGCCATTCCTGTTGTGCCCACTGCTGTGTTGGGAGTGAAGCGAGGTCGTGGACGCCCTCCTAAGAATGTGCCAATCCTATCCACTGCACCTGGTGCAAAGCTACCCACTGGTAAACCCCAGCTTGGACGACCGCGTAAGGTTGTGGTAACTATTGCTGTCAAGCGCGGGCCTGGACGCCCTCGCAAGATTGCCGCAGTGGAAAGTTCCTCAGATAACGCTGTGGTCAATACCAGTGTGCCTGCTGCAAGGCGGGGACGTGGGCGTCCTCCTAAGGCTAAGCTGCCTGCTCATGGCGGCATTGCTTCTTCTGCAGTGCCTTCGCTGATCGCTCAGGAAAGAAAGCATGGCCAAACCTATAAGAAGAGAAGAATGCCAGGGCGCCCTAGAAAGGATAAGCCATTGCAATCTGGGATTGTGCTGTCTGGAGATGATGCGTTGACTAAGAGAGGCCCTGGGAGGCCAAGAAAGAAGAGGCCCTTGGAAGCTGCTGGTGTTGTGGCAGCAGAGGTAGAAGCTAGTCCCACTGAAGATGGAGTTGAGGCCGGAGCTGTTCAAAATGGAGGTGTTGTGGGGAAAAGAGGCCGTGGGCGTCCAAAAAGGGAGAAACCATCATCAGCAAGGCCTGCTGAAACTGGAGATGCTAAGTCAATGGGGATCAAGAGAGGCCGTGGCAGACCAAGAAAGGACAGTTCCTTTCAAGCTGTGTTTGCAGGAATAGCAAGTGAGGTGTCGCGAAATGTGACAGAAGCTAGGCCCGAAGGGGATGCAGATTTACTGTCTGGGAAACAATCAGAGACTGCAGCTGTAGTTTCTGGGGAGAGCAAAGAAACTAGGCCTGCAGATGCTGGTGTTGTTGTGGTTTCTGGAGAGAAGACATCAATTGATCCGGTGGAGGCTGGAAGTGTAATGTCATGTGTTGAGGCAGGAGTTGATCGCGTGGACTCTAACCTGGGCACTGCTAATCTATAG
- the LOC102704146 gene encoding uncharacterized protein LOC102704146 isoform X2, with amino-acid sequence MEVLPDIYPLTGLQIGKKVFILVDNQPWRTSKQSRSARLWQLMVTKYRMSPFANSRVLDSCSGANNATTSTEEDGDCMMGARRWFEVADLSRALHGFLVFEVSWRDVHGINYLNELLIDTSLALEARYMKKWEFYSAEQAAGSAELWFLGRAPEAQALRGYLKRLSEQEQQQQQQELQDNNNMLRLIQHIRRRSSTSLQADAGGDVQFHNHGDLPVEAAAAQYTDTLILLRFRDSALPLKLREIIMSDIRLLTLLESGLPSWVIFLQSYPLLCLLYRPWMRPLARSLYLLVSLATVIIGFYDLYKNVPLLKAAAARVCGPLFGWIETWDMVTRIQYLGTILFLRNLRKCLQGLLGLLRMARALLRPLAAPVAAIAGPVLSACGELCELVGDLAEALWAPLDAVFDCAVGALNPLVQALLLPVRCAAALAGCAGSLLSNTYNFGKDIWETLSSMLELNHMAEAQHSALDVSLLKALWNDLFSQIFRAIRSILNGILVFFASCNRHRLSIYNHVQARLRHMLHVSRLAPYSCQCKMKRRLQRQNDEDDAVECNICK; translated from the exons ATGGAGGTACTGCCGGATATCTATCCCTTGACAGGATTGCAAATTGG TAAGAAGGTTTTCATTCTTGTGGATAACCAGCCATGGAGGACAAGCAAGCAATCTCGATCGGCAAGACTGTGGCAGTTGATGGTCACCAAG TATAGGATGTCTCCGTTCGCGAACTCGAGGGTGCTCGACAGCTGCTCCGGTGCAAACAACGCCACCACCTCGACAGAAGAAGACGGCGACTGCATGATGGGGGCACGGCGCTGGTTCGAGGTGGCGGACCTGAGCCGAGCGCTGCATGGGTTCCTGGTGTTCGAGGTGTCGTGGAGAGACGTGCACGGCATCAACTACCTGAATGAGCTGCTAATTGACACGTCCTTGGCGCTGGAGGCGCGCTACATGAAGAAATGGGAGTTTTACAGCGCCGAGCAGGCTGCCGGCAGTGCGGAGCTCTGGTTTCTGGGCCGTGCGCCGGAGGCTCAGGCGCTGCGTGGATACCTGAAGAGGCTGTccgagcaggagcagcagcagcagcagcaggagttGCAAGACAACAATAATATGCTTCGGCTGATTCAGCATATCCGTCGACGGTCGTCGACGTCTCTGCAGGCGGACGCCGGCGGAGACGTGCAGTTCCACAACCACGGCGACCTCCCCGTGGAGGCAGCAGCGGCGCAGTACACCGACACGCTGATCCTGCTCCGGTTCAGGGACAGCGCACTGCCGCTGAAGCTGCGGGAGATCATCATGTCTGACATCCGGCTGCTGACGCTGCTCGAGTCGGGGCTGCCGTCGTGGGTGATCTTCCTGCAGTCGTACCCGTTGCTATGCCTCCTGTACCGGCCATGGATGCGGCCCCTGGCGCGGAGCCTCTACCTCCTGGTCTCGCTGGCCACCGTCATCATCGGCTTCTACGACCTGTACAAGAACGTGCCGCTGCTCaaggccgcggccgcgcgcgtgTGCGGCCCGCTCTTCGGCTGGATCGAGACGTGGGACATGGTCACCAGGATCCAGTACCTGGGCACCATCCTCTTCCTGCGCAACCTGCGCAAATGCCTGCAGGGGCTACTCGGCCTGCTGCGGATGGCGCGGGCGCTGCTCCGGCCactggcggcgccggtggcagCCATCGCGGGCCCCGTCCTATCCGCCTGCGGCGAGCTCTGCGAGCTGGTCGGCGACCTGGCGGAGGCACTGTGGGCGCCCTTGGACGCCGTGTTCGACTGCGCCGTTGGGGCCCTCAACCCACTGGTCCAGGCGCTGCTTCTGCCGGTgcggtgcgcggcggcgctggctgGCTGCGCGGGCTCACTGCTCTCCAACacatacaacttcggtaaggACATCTGGGAGACGCTGAGCAGCATGTTGGAGCTTAACCACATGGCCGAGGCGCAGCACAGCGCGCTCGACGTCTCCTTGCTCAAGGCCCTCTGGAACGATCTCTTCTCGCAG atcttCCGGGCAATCAGAAGCATATTGAATGGTATACTGGTCTTCTTCGCATCTTGCAACAGGCATAGGCTCAG CATCTACAACCACGTGCAGGCAAGGCTGCGGCATATGCTCCACGTTTCTCGGTTGGCGCCCTATTCATGTCAGTGCAAGATGAAGCGCCGTCTGCAGCGACAAAACGACGAG GATGATGCTGTCGAATGCAATATCTGCAAGTGA
- the LOC102704146 gene encoding uncharacterized protein LOC102704146 isoform X1, giving the protein MEVLPDIYPLTGLQIGDMQSYVSRAFLYFAPLSKKVFILVDNQPWRTSKQSRSARLWQLMVTKYRMSPFANSRVLDSCSGANNATTSTEEDGDCMMGARRWFEVADLSRALHGFLVFEVSWRDVHGINYLNELLIDTSLALEARYMKKWEFYSAEQAAGSAELWFLGRAPEAQALRGYLKRLSEQEQQQQQQELQDNNNMLRLIQHIRRRSSTSLQADAGGDVQFHNHGDLPVEAAAAQYTDTLILLRFRDSALPLKLREIIMSDIRLLTLLESGLPSWVIFLQSYPLLCLLYRPWMRPLARSLYLLVSLATVIIGFYDLYKNVPLLKAAAARVCGPLFGWIETWDMVTRIQYLGTILFLRNLRKCLQGLLGLLRMARALLRPLAAPVAAIAGPVLSACGELCELVGDLAEALWAPLDAVFDCAVGALNPLVQALLLPVRCAAALAGCAGSLLSNTYNFGKDIWETLSSMLELNHMAEAQHSALDVSLLKALWNDLFSQIFRAIRSILNGILVFFASCNRHRLSIYNHVQARLRHMLHVSRLAPYSCQCKMKRRLQRQNDEDDAVECNICK; this is encoded by the exons ATGGAGGTACTGCCGGATATCTATCCCTTGACAGGATTGCAAATTGG CGACATGCAATCTTACGTGTCACGGGCGTTCCTCTATTTTGCACCTCTCAGTAAGAAGGTTTTCATTCTTGTGGATAACCAGCCATGGAGGACAAGCAAGCAATCTCGATCGGCAAGACTGTGGCAGTTGATGGTCACCAAG TATAGGATGTCTCCGTTCGCGAACTCGAGGGTGCTCGACAGCTGCTCCGGTGCAAACAACGCCACCACCTCGACAGAAGAAGACGGCGACTGCATGATGGGGGCACGGCGCTGGTTCGAGGTGGCGGACCTGAGCCGAGCGCTGCATGGGTTCCTGGTGTTCGAGGTGTCGTGGAGAGACGTGCACGGCATCAACTACCTGAATGAGCTGCTAATTGACACGTCCTTGGCGCTGGAGGCGCGCTACATGAAGAAATGGGAGTTTTACAGCGCCGAGCAGGCTGCCGGCAGTGCGGAGCTCTGGTTTCTGGGCCGTGCGCCGGAGGCTCAGGCGCTGCGTGGATACCTGAAGAGGCTGTccgagcaggagcagcagcagcagcagcaggagttGCAAGACAACAATAATATGCTTCGGCTGATTCAGCATATCCGTCGACGGTCGTCGACGTCTCTGCAGGCGGACGCCGGCGGAGACGTGCAGTTCCACAACCACGGCGACCTCCCCGTGGAGGCAGCAGCGGCGCAGTACACCGACACGCTGATCCTGCTCCGGTTCAGGGACAGCGCACTGCCGCTGAAGCTGCGGGAGATCATCATGTCTGACATCCGGCTGCTGACGCTGCTCGAGTCGGGGCTGCCGTCGTGGGTGATCTTCCTGCAGTCGTACCCGTTGCTATGCCTCCTGTACCGGCCATGGATGCGGCCCCTGGCGCGGAGCCTCTACCTCCTGGTCTCGCTGGCCACCGTCATCATCGGCTTCTACGACCTGTACAAGAACGTGCCGCTGCTCaaggccgcggccgcgcgcgtgTGCGGCCCGCTCTTCGGCTGGATCGAGACGTGGGACATGGTCACCAGGATCCAGTACCTGGGCACCATCCTCTTCCTGCGCAACCTGCGCAAATGCCTGCAGGGGCTACTCGGCCTGCTGCGGATGGCGCGGGCGCTGCTCCGGCCactggcggcgccggtggcagCCATCGCGGGCCCCGTCCTATCCGCCTGCGGCGAGCTCTGCGAGCTGGTCGGCGACCTGGCGGAGGCACTGTGGGCGCCCTTGGACGCCGTGTTCGACTGCGCCGTTGGGGCCCTCAACCCACTGGTCCAGGCGCTGCTTCTGCCGGTgcggtgcgcggcggcgctggctgGCTGCGCGGGCTCACTGCTCTCCAACacatacaacttcggtaaggACATCTGGGAGACGCTGAGCAGCATGTTGGAGCTTAACCACATGGCCGAGGCGCAGCACAGCGCGCTCGACGTCTCCTTGCTCAAGGCCCTCTGGAACGATCTCTTCTCGCAG atcttCCGGGCAATCAGAAGCATATTGAATGGTATACTGGTCTTCTTCGCATCTTGCAACAGGCATAGGCTCAG CATCTACAACCACGTGCAGGCAAGGCTGCGGCATATGCTCCACGTTTCTCGGTTGGCGCCCTATTCATGTCAGTGCAAGATGAAGCGCCGTCTGCAGCGACAAAACGACGAG GATGATGCTGTCGAATGCAATATCTGCAAGTGA
- the LOC121054497 gene encoding uncharacterized protein LOC121054497 has protein sequence MRENAPPFSIMKYIWYELQQIILDASRGLAYAPYLHLMIETVTGLRFVADCAHRSYKPILPKKVLSAIFEICKKTTVKVKSNERKINQLPRESGHKIPSESEDEVYEDPFAAYEAARTIVRDVGASSSCPAPIDSDVDTEEEEYVEEDDEESEVPAAESPEEAESDDGEAADDEEGDAQAEGEPEAGRTAARMKETAQPEVSAEAEATESDGIQTEDDTASIASGATEIVPS, from the exons ATGAGGGAGAATGCGCCTCCTTTCAGCATCATGAAGTATATCTGGTATGAGCTGCAGCAGATCATCCTGGATGCCTCCCGTGGACTTGCATATGCTCCATACCTACATCTGATGATTGAGACAGTCACTGGTCTACGTTTTGTAGCTGACTGTGCTCACCGCAGTTACAAGCCCATTCTCCCTAAA AAAGTGCTCTCTGCTATCTTTGAGATATGCAAGAAGACAACAGTGAAAGTAAAATCCAACGAAAGAAAGATCAATCAGCTTCCACGTGAGTCTGGGCATAAGATTCCCTCTGAGTCCGAGGATGAGGTCTACGAGGATCCCTTTGCTGCCTATGAGGCTGCCCGTACCATCGTCCGTGACGTCGGCGCATCCTCTTCTTGCCCTGCTCCTATTGATAGTGATGTCGacaccgaggaggaggagtacgttgaggaggacgacgaggagtccGAGGTGCCTGCAGCGGAGTCCCCAGAGGAGGCCGAGTCTGATGATGGCGAGGCAGCAGACgatgaggagggagacgcACAGGCTGAGGGGGAGCCAGAAGCAGGCAGAACAGCTGCCAGA ATGAAAGAAACAGCTCAGCCAGAAGTATCTGCAGAGGCGGAGGCCACTGAGAGTGATGGGATTCAGACAGAGGATGACACTGCGAGCATCGCCTCTGGCGCCACTGAGATTGTCCCATCAG